The sequence GCCGCGTCGGCGAGGTTCGCCGCGACGACCTGGCAGATCATCGAGTCCACCCCGGTGCACTGCCAGGCGGCGGCCTTCGCGTTCGGTCGGGAGGACCTGATCCCGGACATGTTCACCCAGGTCGTCTCGGTCAACGAGAGCAGCGACCGGCTGCACGCGTTCGTCGACTACCTGGAGCGGCACATCGAGGTCGACGGCGAACAGCACACCCCGATGGCCATGCAGATGCTCGCCGACCTGTGCGGCGACGACGACACCAAGTGGCAGGAGTGCGCCGACACTGTCAACACTGCCCTCGCTGCCCGGGCCCGGCTCTGGGACGACATCCTGGCCGCCATCAAGGGGCCTGCGTGACCGACGCCGACCCGGTCCGGCTCTACCGCACGGTCCGGCTGATCCGCCGGTTCGAGGAACGGGCGGTGGAGCTGGTCCACGGCGGGCAGATCGTCGGCGGCATCCACCCGTACCTCGGTCAGGAGGGGATCGCCGCCGGCGTCTGCGCCGCGCTGGGTGCCGACGACGTGCTCGCCGGCACCCACCGCGGGCACGGGCACGTCCTGGCCCGCGGGGCCGACCCGGCCCGCATGCTCGCCGAGCTGTGCGGCCGGGTCACCGGCCTCAACGCCGGCCGGGGCGGTTCGATGCACGCCGCCGACCTGAGCATCGGCGTGCTCGGCGCCAACGCGATCGTCGGCGCCTCCGGGGCGATCATCACGGGCGCGGTCTGGGCCCACCGCCGCCGGGGCCGCGACACCGTCGGGGTGAGCTTCTTCGGCGACGGCGCGGTCAACGAGGGGATGCTGCTGGAGGCGTTCAACCTGGCCGCGCTCTGGCGGGTGCCGGTGCTGTTCGTCTGCGAGAACAACGGCTACGCCACCACCATGCCGGTCGCCGGCGCGGTGGCCGGCAGCATCGCCGGCCGGGCCGCCGCGTTCGACATCCCGGCCGTCCAGGTTGACGGTCAGGACCCCGAGACCGTACGCGTCGCCGCGTCCGCCGCC comes from Micromonospora vinacea and encodes:
- a CDS encoding thiamine pyrophosphate-dependent dehydrogenase E1 component subunit alpha, with the translated sequence MTDADPVRLYRTVRLIRRFEERAVELVHGGQIVGGIHPYLGQEGIAAGVCAALGADDVLAGTHRGHGHVLARGADPARMLAELCGRVTGLNAGRGGSMHAADLSIGVLGANAIVGASGAIITGAVWAHRRRGRDTVGVSFFGDGAVNEGMLLEAFNLAALWRVPVLFVCENNGYATTMPVAGAVAGSIAGRAAAFDIPAVQVDGQDPETVRVAASAAVDRMRAGGGPELIEARTYRFDAHHTFEHAVRLDYRPPDEVSRARARDPVRIQGERLTDTDRAAVDAEVEAILDAAVRFALNSPEPDPADALTYLYASGLTARTGGG